Proteins co-encoded in one Nicotiana sylvestris chromosome 7, ASM39365v2, whole genome shotgun sequence genomic window:
- the LOC104211207 gene encoding dof zinc finger protein DOF2.4-like, producing the protein MVFSSIPAYLDPTNWQQQSGGSIPNHHQLTSPLSQSATPPSLPPPPPPLQPHGSSGGAGSIRPGSMADRARLANIPMPETALKCPRCESSNTKFCYFNNYSLSQPRHFCKTCRRYWTRGGALRNVPVGGGCRRNKRSSSKSSNNNSNNTSKSPASSTSTDGRQAANNNSGSTSTISSHSNSFSGPTSAASLLGLMSPQIPPLRFLSPLGQLTDHHHHHQFSTPGNNMNLNFSTSGNVLGGSSEGMMVNNNNLLGAGAGAGAGGGVASFLSSVNVEHWRMQQQQMAQQFPNFIGGFDQSNSPSGINNYQFQGGVNEGVQFLGGNESTTSQIRPKISTSMLNQMASVKMEDNNHNQDQSALSRQLLGIQGNENWNTASAWSDLSASFSSSSTSNAL; encoded by the exons ATGGTTTTTTCCTCAATTCCAGCTTATCTTGATCCAACCAACTGGCAACAG CAAAGTGGAGGTAGTATTCCAAATCATCATCAGCTCACATCACCACTATCTCAGTCTGCAACACCGCCGTCACTACCACCTCCACCACCACCACTACAACCTCATGGCAGCAGTGGTGGTGCAGGTTCTATCAGGCCAGGCTCGATGGCTGATCGAGCCCGGTTAGCTAACATACCTATGCCTGAGACAGCCCTAAAATGCCCTCGATGCGAATCATCAAACACCAAGTTTTGCTACTTCAACAACTATAGTCTTTCGCAGCCTAGACACTTTTGCAAGACATGTAGAAG GTACTGGACAAGAGGCGGCGCTCTGAGAAATGTGCCCGTGGGCGGCGGTTGTCGGAGGAACAAAAGAAGCAGTAGCAAAAGCAGTAACAATAACAGTAACAATACTTCCAAGTCTCCAGCTTCTAGCACAAGTACTGATGGTCGTCAAGCTGCTAATAATAATTCTGGTTCTACAAGCACAATTTCTTCACACAGTAATAGTTTTTCTGGTCCAACATCAGCAGCTAGTTTATTAGGTCTAATGTCCCCTCAAATTCCACCTCTACGTTTCTTGTCACCTTTAGGTCAATTAActgatcatcatcatcatcatcagttCAGTACTCCTGGTAATAACATGAACTTGAATTTTTCTACGAGTGGTAACGTATTAGGCGGTAGCAGTGAAGGTATGAtggttaataataataatttgctCGGTGCTGGTGCTGGTGCTGGTGCTGGTGGTGGAGTTGCTTCGTTTTTATCAAGTGTAAACGTTGAACACTGGAGGATGCAGCAACAGCAAATGGCACAGCAATTTCCTAACTTTATAGGCggatttgatcagtctaattcgCCTTCTGGTATTAATAATTACCAGTTTCAAGGTGGTGTTAATGAGGGTGTACAATTTCTTGGTGGTAATGAGAGTACTACAAGTCAAATTAGGCCGAAAATCTCGACGTCAATGCTAAATCAGATGGCTTCAGTGAAAATGGAAGATAACAATCATAATCAAGATCAATCAGCTTTGTCAAGGCAATTGTTAGGAATTCAAGGAAATGAAAATTGGAATACTGCTAGTGCTTGGAGCGATCTTTCTGCTAGTTTTAGCTCTTCTTCTACTAGTAATGCCTtataa